In Nostoc sp. CENA543, a single genomic region encodes these proteins:
- a CDS encoding DEAD/DEAH box helicase, which translates to MSDAFNRLAPFIQEYIYHHNWTELRPVQIAACQVIFDTDAHLLIAAATAAGKTEAAFLPVLTVLHNHPSKTIGALYIGPIKALINDQFERLNDLLKSADIPVYHWHGDVAQSRKNKLLQNPQGILQITPESLESLLVNKYKDLPRLFGDLRFVVIDEIHAFMGTERGCQIICQLQRLANFAQTQPRRIGLSATLGDYSMAEDWLRSGTDKQVITPHVATGKRQIKLALEHFYINNEEDDQADYEEYIFNLTQSRKCLIFANNRTQTESIIASLREMAANQALPDIYHVHHGSISASLRQVAENAMREPHQPAVTAATLTLELGIDIGHLERVIQLESPLSVASFLQRLGRAGRRGEAADMRFICAEDELSKDASLPEQIPWQLLQCIAIIQLYLEERWIEPIKPIQYPLSLLYHQTMSVLVATEEISPAALAKQVLNLPPFQAISQEDYKLLLLYLIDIGHIQRTEQGKLILGVAAEKIVGKFQFYAVFADNQEYSVKQGSTAIGSIVIPPPVGSQFGLAGRTWEVLEIDFKKRNIAVKQVEGKATSYWRGGGGTIHTKVSQRMRQVLLEDVEYSYLQNNAHQRLQTVRQLVRQAGLDKQNIVRLDNGKCCIFPWMGTVGYRTLVRLINNFCRESLEISSIGGVNPYYLTMKLGKNKFKDVRQEIMGLCEQKIIPEALVSDAEAPQMQKYDEFIPYPLLRKAFVYDYLDLAEVQQIVLNW; encoded by the coding sequence ATGAGTGATGCTTTTAATCGACTTGCACCTTTTATTCAAGAATATATTTATCATCACAACTGGACGGAATTACGACCAGTGCAAATAGCAGCTTGTCAAGTAATATTTGACACTGATGCTCACTTATTAATTGCCGCCGCTACAGCCGCAGGGAAAACAGAAGCGGCTTTTTTACCTGTTTTAACTGTTTTACATAATCATCCTAGTAAAACTATAGGTGCATTATATATCGGCCCTATTAAGGCTTTAATTAATGACCAATTTGAAAGGCTCAATGATTTACTAAAATCCGCCGATATACCTGTTTATCATTGGCATGGGGATGTGGCGCAAAGTCGCAAAAATAAGCTACTACAAAATCCGCAAGGAATTTTACAAATTACGCCGGAATCTTTAGAGAGTTTATTAGTAAATAAATATAAGGATTTACCACGTTTATTTGGTGATTTGAGGTTTGTTGTTATTGATGAAATTCATGCTTTTATGGGGACTGAACGTGGTTGTCAAATTATTTGTCAATTACAGCGTTTAGCAAACTTCGCCCAAACACAACCACGCCGCATTGGTTTATCAGCTACTCTTGGTGATTATTCAATGGCTGAGGACTGGTTACGTTCTGGAACTGATAAACAAGTGATTACACCGCACGTTGCAACAGGTAAACGCCAAATCAAATTAGCTTTGGAACATTTTTATATTAATAATGAGGAAGATGATCAAGCAGATTATGAGGAATATATTTTTAATTTAACTCAATCTCGTAAATGTTTAATCTTTGCTAATAATCGCACTCAAACAGAATCAATTATTGCTTCGTTGAGAGAAATGGCGGCGAATCAAGCATTACCTGATATCTATCATGTACATCATGGTAGTATTTCTGCTAGTTTGCGGCAGGTGGCAGAAAATGCCATGCGCGAACCTCATCAACCGGCTGTGACTGCGGCTACTCTGACTTTAGAATTAGGGATAGATATTGGTCATTTAGAGCGCGTTATTCAGTTAGAATCACCGCTTTCTGTAGCTAGTTTCTTACAGCGTTTAGGACGGGCAGGCAGAAGGGGAGAAGCTGCTGATATGCGCTTTATTTGTGCTGAAGATGAACTATCAAAAGATGCTTCTTTACCAGAACAAATTCCTTGGCAACTCTTGCAATGTATTGCTATTATTCAACTTTATTTAGAAGAACGTTGGATTGAACCAATTAAGCCAATTCAATATCCTTTGAGTTTGTTATATCACCAGACAATGAGTGTTTTAGTAGCAACAGAGGAAATTTCACCGGCTGCATTAGCTAAACAGGTTTTAAATTTACCACCATTCCAGGCAATTTCTCAGGAAGATTATAAATTATTGCTGCTGTATTTAATTGATATTGGTCATATTCAGCGCACTGAGCAGGGTAAATTAATTTTGGGTGTAGCAGCAGAAAAAATAGTGGGTAAGTTTCAATTTTATGCTGTGTTTGCTGATAATCAAGAATATAGTGTGAAACAAGGGTCTACAGCTATTGGTAGTATTGTCATACCTCCTCCTGTTGGTAGTCAGTTTGGGTTAGCTGGGAGAACTTGGGAAGTATTGGAAATAGATTTTAAGAAAAGAAATATTGCGGTGAAGCAGGTAGAGGGTAAAGCTACTAGTTATTGGCGTGGTGGTGGAGGGACGATTCACACTAAAGTTTCGCAAAGAATGCGGCAAGTATTATTAGAAGATGTAGAGTATAGTTATTTGCAAAATAATGCTCACCAACGTTTACAGACAGTGCGTCAGCTAGTGAGGCAGGCTGGATTAGATAAGCAGAATATCGTCAGGTTAGATAATGGTAAATGCTGTATTTTTCCTTGGATGGGGACAGTAGGTTATCGGACTTTAGTCAGATTAATTAATAATTTCTGTCGTGAGTCGTTGGAAATTAGCAGTATTGGTGGTGTAAATCCTTATTATTTGACTATGAAGTTAGGGAAAAATAAATTTAAAGATGTCCGTCAAGAAATTATGGGTTTATGTGAGCAGAAAATTATTCCTGAAGCTTTGGTGAGTGATGCGGAAGCACCACAAATGCAAAAATATGACGAATTTATTCCGTATCCGCTTCTACGGAAGGCTTTTGTTTATGATTATTTAGATTTGGCAGAAGTTCAACAAATAGTATTAAATTGGTAA
- a CDS encoding type II toxin-antitoxin system HicB family antitoxin — protein sequence MKTLKVQNKQIEKLSLEHYLNLQYPVTLYPDVEGGYVAQIKDLPGCLTQGETLEETINNINEARELWIETAYETGDEIPLPSTDENYSGKLLLRMPKSLHRRLAEAAEKENVSLNQYLVFLLSTSKLAP from the coding sequence ATGAAAACACTGAAGGTACAGAACAAGCAGATTGAGAAATTATCTTTAGAACATTATTTAAATCTTCAGTATCCTGTAACACTTTATCCTGATGTAGAGGGAGGATATGTAGCTCAAATTAAAGATTTACCAGGATGTCTTACCCAAGGTGAGACTTTGGAAGAAACAATTAATAATATTAATGAAGCTAGGGAATTGTGGATTGAAACAGCTTACGAAACTGGAGACGAAATTCCTCTACCTAGCACTGATGAAAACTATAGTGGTAAACTACTGTTGCGGATGCCCAAATCTCTACATCGACGTTTAGCAGAAGCAGCAGAGAAAGAAAATGTTAGTCTTAACCAATATCTTGTTTTTTTATTAAGCACATCAAAACTTGCGCCTTAA
- a CDS encoding type II toxin-antitoxin system HicA family toxin, producing MSKLKKLVEQFLKRPPEVRFEEVRYLLEAFGFEEKRSKGSHHSFRDSQGRILTIPKKSGQKVKGVYIQQIIELLNLEEWSDENTEGTEQAD from the coding sequence ATGAGCAAGTTAAAAAAATTAGTTGAGCAGTTTCTTAAACGTCCGCCAGAGGTAAGGTTTGAAGAAGTTCGTTACCTTTTAGAAGCTTTTGGTTTTGAGGAGAAACGGTCTAAAGGTAGTCATCATAGTTTTCGAGACTCTCAAGGGAGAATTTTAACCATACCTAAAAAAAGTGGACAAAAAGTTAAAGGAGTCTATATCCAGCAAATAATTGAGTTATTAAATCTAGAAGAGTGGAGCGATGAAAACACTGAAGGTACAGAACAAGCAGATTGA
- a CDS encoding ATP-binding protein, whose protein sequence is MAKLKLSKKTSTALINSLGAGVVPRVGVEHIAVGREKELKSLLQNLDDIAEGVAAFRFIIGNYGSGKSFMLQMIRNRAIEQGFVVADADLSTERRLAGSNNEGLATYRELMSHLSTKTRPDGGALVSILEGWINKIQQEVAKETNLHPHDEGFDDQVEAKIREVVQYIEDLVHGFDFGTVIISYWRGYRLDNDDLKNAALRWLRGEFNTKIEAKAALGVRVIIDDDSWFDYVKLLAKFVAEIGYKGLLILIDEAVNIYQISTTVTREKNYNRLLGMFNDTMQCKAENLGIFIGGTTKFLEDPNRGLFADQAWRRRTKESRFATQVDVQEFLGPVIRLNPLSETEILTLLQRLTEIHSTHFNYDKTLTSRELKEFTQEIVNRLGAEALLTPGEIIRDFISVLNILHHNSKIRFSELIHGSQFHPTAVGKNSGVNEDNAAEFSL, encoded by the coding sequence ATGGCAAAGCTCAAACTCTCGAAAAAAACTTCAACTGCATTAATTAATTCTCTCGGTGCGGGAGTAGTTCCCAGAGTCGGAGTTGAACACATAGCAGTTGGTCGAGAAAAAGAACTTAAAAGCCTATTACAAAACCTTGATGATATTGCTGAAGGTGTCGCCGCATTTCGGTTTATAATTGGTAACTACGGTTCTGGTAAAAGCTTCATGCTGCAAATGATCCGCAACCGTGCTATTGAGCAAGGTTTTGTGGTTGCTGATGCTGATTTATCTACAGAACGTCGCCTAGCAGGAAGCAACAATGAAGGCTTGGCTACCTATCGAGAATTAATGAGTCATCTCTCTACAAAAACGCGTCCTGATGGGGGAGCATTAGTTTCAATATTAGAAGGGTGGATTAATAAAATCCAACAAGAAGTAGCAAAAGAAACTAACTTACATCCCCATGATGAAGGGTTTGATGACCAAGTAGAAGCCAAAATTCGGGAAGTTGTTCAGTATATAGAAGATTTAGTCCACGGTTTTGATTTTGGTACAGTTATTATTTCCTATTGGCGTGGTTATCGCTTAGATAATGATGACTTAAAAAACGCCGCACTGCGTTGGTTAAGAGGAGAATTTAACACCAAAATTGAAGCAAAAGCCGCTTTAGGAGTCCGCGTTATTATTGATGACGATAGCTGGTTTGATTACGTCAAACTTTTAGCAAAATTTGTGGCTGAGATTGGCTATAAAGGGCTATTAATTTTAATTGATGAAGCGGTCAATATATATCAGATTTCCACTACAGTAACTCGCGAAAAGAACTATAACCGACTGCTAGGAATGTTTAATGACACCATGCAGTGTAAAGCGGAAAACTTAGGTATTTTTATTGGCGGAACAACCAAATTTTTAGAAGACCCCAACCGAGGTTTATTTGCAGACCAAGCTTGGCGCAGACGCACTAAAGAAAGTCGTTTTGCTACCCAAGTAGATGTTCAGGAATTTTTGGGGCCAGTTATCCGATTAAATCCTTTGAGTGAAACAGAAATTCTCACTTTATTGCAACGCTTAACAGAGATTCATTCTACTCATTTTAATTATGATAAGACTTTAACTAGTCGTGAGTTAAAAGAATTTACTCAAGAAATTGTTAACCGCTTAGGTGCAGAAGCATTACTCACACCAGGGGAAATTATTCGAGATTTTATTAGTGTGTTGAATATCCTACACCACAATTCCAAAATCAGATTTAGCGAATTAATTCATGGTTCTCAATTTCACCCTACTGCTGTGGGTAAGAACTCAGGTGTTAATGAAGATAACGCCGCAGAGTTTAGTTTGTAG
- a CDS encoding tellurite resistance TerB C-terminal domain-containing protein, with amino-acid sequence MQSSMFSNRFILGIVAFSVSFGLSLVPKWDFNQAFLTGAITVVATYAAALFVDKRRRTHELLVLASFRKRIKETEGLKFRVVKEIEQIEAHRNLLYNETKQLQNHILECRNQRDSLHRELGNFASQRKQIETEVSNLKTEIQNLEKNQSDLQHSISALISEKRRLESNYNAFHAEINQLQTHIQELRQEKQEIDSNITLLGRIKPQLEEKLYELRLEIQKLESEKNQQNQLLQATTIEKDDVTASINSLQSQKFQQQEQLQQLKNEISLLQQERDLLQNQVWELLQQIETFNQEPISENSQEDNIEIFPFADLLETGETSDNLPEIWDRFFNQLPGHEFQVLKAIVEQEDPYPTIKKIAESNITMPNILIDAINELATDVIGELIIDTTGDKLEIYPEYIHHVTQMIDLYENLMARHASSN; translated from the coding sequence ATGCAGTCATCCATGTTCAGCAATCGATTTATATTAGGTATCGTTGCCTTTAGTGTCAGCTTTGGTCTGAGTCTAGTCCCCAAATGGGATTTTAACCAAGCTTTCCTCACAGGGGCAATTACCGTAGTTGCGACCTATGCCGCAGCCTTATTTGTCGATAAGCGACGCAGAACCCATGAACTGCTAGTTTTAGCTTCCTTTCGCAAACGCATTAAAGAAACAGAGGGATTAAAATTTCGCGTAGTTAAAGAAATTGAGCAAATAGAAGCCCATCGTAATTTACTTTACAACGAAACCAAGCAACTACAAAATCACATTCTCGAATGTCGTAACCAAAGAGATAGTTTACACCGAGAATTAGGTAACTTTGCTTCCCAAAGAAAGCAAATAGAAACAGAAGTCTCTAACCTAAAAACCGAGATTCAAAATTTAGAAAAAAATCAGTCGGATTTACAGCATTCCATATCAGCACTCATCTCAGAAAAACGCCGCCTAGAATCTAATTACAATGCCTTTCACGCAGAAATTAACCAGTTGCAAACCCACATTCAAGAACTCAGACAAGAAAAACAAGAAATAGACAGTAATATCACACTACTCGGTAGAATTAAACCGCAGCTAGAAGAAAAGCTTTATGAATTGCGCTTAGAAATCCAAAAATTAGAGTCAGAAAAAAATCAGCAAAATCAGTTACTACAAGCCACAACAATTGAGAAAGATGATGTCACAGCCAGCATCAATTCCTTACAATCTCAAAAGTTCCAACAACAAGAGCAATTACAGCAATTAAAAAATGAAATTTCCCTACTGCAACAAGAACGAGACTTATTACAAAATCAAGTTTGGGAACTACTCCAGCAAATAGAAACATTTAATCAAGAACCCATCTCTGAAAATTCACAAGAGGATAATATTGAAATATTTCCCTTTGCAGATCTACTGGAAACAGGAGAAACATCCGATAACTTACCCGAAATATGGGACAGATTTTTTAATCAACTACCAGGACATGAATTCCAAGTATTAAAAGCTATAGTCGAACAAGAAGACCCCTACCCGACGATTAAAAAAATTGCCGAATCTAATATTACCATGCCTAATATATTAATTGACGCTATAAATGAACTAGCTACTGATGTCATCGGTGAATTAATCATTGATACCACAGGAGATAAACTAGAAATTTATCCAGAATATATCCATCATGTCACCCAAATGATCGACCTGTATGAAAACCTCATGGCTAGACACGCCTCATCAAATTAA
- a CDS encoding ATP-binding protein — protein MPTASSSSYAQVQLLQRQAASLLLYQSVLQDEVGIAFLELLQAIRYTDADARGCLQAYGSYFHALANQQQTWEDYLITQILMAENPFTQLAQKRDFEDLPQALVVAAQHDLQILQSLYECSSAILSEWVQGVGHLAVSPVVWYVEPEATTTGLASSLHHCDNWAELVEDLANHYRQCGTGLFAQYRALRWQAGEFIGIPHPDPVKLHYLVGYESQKDTLIKNTEFLLAGEAALHVLLYGTRGAGKSSLVKALLNEYSHRHLRLLEVTKSQLQDLPTIVEHLRDLPQKFIIFVDDLSFEEDDDAFKALKVVLEGNLTARPQNVVVYATSNRRHLIREFFADRPTPKQNEEVHAWDTMQEKLSFSDRFGLTLTFESADQTTYLQIIQHLATQSGIDIPQQDLEFQALQWATRHNGRSGRTARQFIDFLKAELSLLGGNPENQD, from the coding sequence ATGCCCACGGCAAGTTCTTCTTCCTATGCCCAGGTTCAACTCCTCCAACGCCAAGCCGCGTCACTTTTACTTTATCAATCAGTCCTGCAAGATGAAGTAGGAATTGCCTTTTTGGAGTTGTTACAAGCCATTCGCTACACCGATGCTGATGCAAGAGGTTGTTTGCAAGCCTATGGTAGTTATTTTCACGCCCTTGCAAATCAACAGCAAACTTGGGAAGACTACCTCATCACTCAAATTCTCATGGCGGAAAATCCCTTCACTCAACTCGCCCAAAAACGAGATTTTGAGGACTTACCCCAAGCTTTAGTCGTCGCCGCCCAGCATGATTTACAAATATTACAGAGTTTGTATGAATGCAGTAGTGCGATTTTGAGTGAATGGGTACAAGGTGTAGGGCATTTAGCGGTGTCTCCTGTGGTGTGGTACGTTGAACCAGAAGCAACCACAACAGGTTTAGCATCGTCTCTGCACCATTGTGATAATTGGGCAGAATTAGTAGAAGACTTAGCAAATCACTATCGCCAATGTGGTACAGGCTTATTTGCCCAATATCGCGCTTTGCGTTGGCAAGCAGGTGAATTTATCGGCATTCCTCACCCTGATCCCGTGAAGTTACATTACCTAGTCGGGTATGAGTCACAAAAAGATACCTTAATTAAAAATACAGAATTTTTATTAGCTGGAGAAGCCGCACTGCACGTATTACTTTATGGGACTCGTGGTGCAGGTAAATCTTCCTTAGTTAAAGCCTTGTTAAATGAATATAGTCATCGCCACCTGCGTTTATTAGAAGTGACAAAATCACAATTGCAGGATTTACCCACCATTGTCGAACATTTGCGCGACTTGCCCCAGAAATTTATCATCTTTGTCGATGATTTATCCTTTGAAGAAGACGATGACGCATTTAAAGCTTTAAAGGTAGTGCTAGAAGGGAACTTAACAGCTAGACCACAAAACGTAGTTGTGTATGCTACATCTAACCGTCGTCATCTCATTCGGGAATTCTTCGCCGATAGACCAACACCCAAACAAAACGAAGAAGTCCATGCTTGGGATACCATGCAAGAGAAACTTTCCTTTAGCGATCGCTTTGGCTTAACCTTAACCTTTGAATCCGCCGATCAAACGACATATTTACAAATTATTCAACATCTTGCCACACAATCCGGAATTGACATCCCCCAGCAGGATTTAGAATTTCAAGCCTTACAATGGGCTACACGCCATAATGGACGTTCTGGAAGAACAGCAAGACAATTTATCGATTTTCTCAAAGCAGAACTATCACTTTTGGGAGGAAATCCAGAAAACCAAGATTGA
- a CDS encoding TMEM14 family protein — protein MNSSIIAAIAYGVLAIIGGIIGYFQAHSQVSLFSGLVSGFILLLAAYLQLQGQAWALILATCVTAVLVVFFALRLAKTRKFMPAGLMTILGMLALTVMVNQLVTVR, from the coding sequence ATGAATTCAAGTATAATTGCTGCGATCGCCTATGGTGTGTTGGCGATTATTGGTGGCATTATTGGTTACTTTCAAGCTCATAGTCAAGTTTCTCTCTTCAGTGGTTTAGTTAGCGGTTTTATACTACTTTTAGCTGCCTACTTACAATTACAAGGACAAGCCTGGGCTTTGATTCTAGCAACTTGTGTTACGGCTGTTTTAGTTGTTTTCTTTGCTTTGAGACTAGCTAAAACACGTAAATTCATGCCAGCAGGCCTCATGACTATTTTAGGGATGTTGGCACTGACAGTTATGGTAAATCAACTTGTGACTGTCAGGTAG
- a CDS encoding phosphotransferase family protein → MLSPLYSRNVIRYLQDKGLCSLLNNSFETVRELKANQKNCNLVVNLEDNIQLLVKQEKNITSDGTPHELFNEWLFQQLLQQFPVLGNISAIAPLVLHFDEENSILVRSYLSEYLDLSNFYQQNNIFPVEIASAIGTTLAALHRATFQRKEYHDFMATAPAGQFRYSFYNPAQGIDSITPEIFGQVNSQSLQFYTLYQRYESLEAAIADLAYEWNPCCLTHNDLHLHNVLIHSRWNQLDNCLIRLIDWEACGWGDPAFDLGNIIASYLKLWLYSLVIDPTLQLEESLQLAITPLEDIQPSLVALLQAYLDAFPMILEYSSDFLIRVMKFTGLALIHQIQDSIHNCRNFDNSDIYKLELAKNILTMPEKSIVSILGTQESEIISSVTKMNEVTQPEKEKQLVRLYYEKTRLRGC, encoded by the coding sequence ATGTTATCACCACTTTATTCTCGTAATGTTATCCGGTATCTACAAGATAAAGGTCTGTGTAGCTTATTAAATAACAGTTTCGAGACTGTGAGAGAACTAAAAGCTAATCAGAAGAATTGTAATTTAGTGGTGAATTTAGAGGATAATATTCAACTCCTAGTCAAGCAAGAAAAAAATATTACAAGTGATGGAACTCCCCACGAATTATTTAATGAATGGTTGTTTCAACAACTGCTGCAACAATTCCCCGTCTTAGGTAATATTTCTGCGATCGCGCCCTTAGTGCTACATTTTGATGAAGAAAATTCCATCCTAGTGCGTAGTTATCTCAGCGAATACCTAGATTTAAGTAACTTTTATCAACAAAACAATATTTTCCCCGTAGAAATAGCCTCAGCAATTGGCACAACATTAGCAGCCCTCCATCGCGCTACTTTCCAACGCAAGGAATACCACGATTTTATGGCGACTGCCCCCGCAGGACAATTTCGCTATAGCTTTTACAACCCCGCCCAAGGAATAGATTCCATTACACCAGAAATTTTTGGTCAAGTTAACAGCCAATCATTACAGTTTTATACACTTTATCAACGTTATGAAAGTTTAGAAGCAGCTATTGCTGATTTAGCCTATGAATGGAATCCTTGCTGTTTGACGCACAATGATTTGCACCTGCACAATGTTCTTATTCATTCCCGATGGAATCAATTAGATAACTGCTTAATCAGATTAATTGATTGGGAAGCTTGCGGATGGGGAGATCCCGCCTTTGATTTGGGTAATATCATAGCTAGTTATTTAAAACTTTGGCTTTATAGCTTAGTGATAGACCCAACTTTACAATTAGAAGAATCTCTACAATTAGCCATTACTCCTTTAGAGGATATCCAACCATCATTGGTAGCTTTATTACAAGCTTATCTTGATGCCTTCCCGATGATTTTGGAATATAGTAGTGATTTTTTAATCAGGGTTATGAAATTTACCGGATTAGCATTAATTCACCAAATTCAAGACAGTATTCATAATTGCCGCAACTTTGATAATTCTGATATTTATAAGTTAGAGCTAGCTAAAAATATTCTAACTATGCCCGAAAAATCTATAGTTAGCATCTTGGGAACTCAGGAATCAGAAATTATCAGTTCCGTAACCAAGATGAACGAAGTCACTCAACCAGAAAAAGAGAAGCAATTAGTACGGTTATATTACGAAAAAACTCGGTTGCGTGGTTGCTAA
- a CDS encoding T3SS effector HopA1 family protein — protein MLNSLRDIAANIHIEPNFCIYHPNYQPFALPTKVADRFQQNSPDLQYKYLNLLLRNFLYGIYYNGALQNSLAVDGSNNNYQVPHNLATNSVVDIDWEFYEQLQANNHGKGYFDPSWEVLRKEPDGSMAVAKDGLTLYIEPDCHLKPGKKSAQVGESVAIWMPNNRLQNGYYLAVSDVGQQQGNPDVNLGSGRIYFNFSADGAIALMDSLTQQLNVHTIPFTFQVLYNPSAYERYDAGVLYFESHDYPAIHKILQFVYQENQAYFRPEIPLFTKFLAPGLGLAEEPTQKFTAQESFGMNRCQILANALLDAWQTGKNAVEERMKAIQQHFQDHAIDLQRPYLNPTSQDIYSPIK, from the coding sequence ATGCTAAATTCATTGAGAGATATTGCTGCTAATATCCACATTGAGCCTAACTTTTGTATATATCATCCTAACTATCAGCCATTTGCTTTGCCAACAAAAGTAGCAGATAGATTTCAACAAAATTCACCTGATCTACAATATAAATATCTCAATTTATTATTAAGAAATTTCCTTTACGGTATCTATTACAACGGTGCGCTACAAAACAGTTTAGCTGTTGATGGTAGTAATAATAATTATCAAGTACCTCACAATTTAGCCACTAATTCAGTTGTTGATATTGACTGGGAATTTTACGAACAACTGCAAGCCAACAATCATGGTAAAGGTTATTTTGATCCCAGTTGGGAAGTGCTGCGAAAAGAGCCTGATGGTAGTATGGCAGTGGCTAAAGATGGGTTAACTTTATATATTGAGCCTGATTGTCATCTCAAACCAGGAAAAAAATCTGCCCAAGTCGGGGAATCAGTCGCAATTTGGATGCCGAATAATCGCTTGCAAAATGGCTATTATTTAGCTGTGAGTGATGTAGGACAACAGCAAGGTAATCCAGATGTCAATTTAGGCAGTGGGAGAATCTATTTTAATTTTAGTGCAGATGGTGCGATCGCGCTGATGGATAGTCTCACCCAACAACTCAACGTCCATACTATTCCTTTTACCTTTCAAGTGCTTTATAACCCCAGTGCCTATGAACGTTATGATGCTGGGGTACTCTACTTTGAGAGTCACGACTATCCAGCAATTCACAAAATTTTGCAATTTGTTTACCAAGAAAATCAAGCTTATTTCCGTCCAGAAATCCCCTTATTTACCAAGTTTCTAGCACCAGGTTTAGGGTTAGCAGAAGAACCAACTCAAAAATTTACCGCACAAGAAAGTTTTGGGATGAATCGTTGTCAAATCTTAGCAAATGCGTTGCTAGATGCTTGGCAAACAGGTAAAAATGCTGTGGAAGAAAGAATGAAAGCTATTCAGCAACATTTTCAAGATCATGCCATTGATTTACAGCGTCCCTACCTCAACCCTACTTCTCAAGATATATATTCACCCATCAAGTAA
- a CDS encoding thioesterase family protein yields MSFSYHRTVHFQDTDAAGVVYFANLLSICHEAYEESLNKSGINLKDFFTHPQVGFPIVHASVDFLRPIFCGDKLLVNLMPQKIGTEKFEINYEIFSSEVAVAKAITRHVCIDANTRNKQALPTNIIHWLERNRREIEEAERRKAREVIS; encoded by the coding sequence ATGTCTTTTAGTTATCATCGCACTGTCCATTTTCAAGATACAGATGCGGCTGGTGTAGTCTACTTCGCCAATCTCCTGAGTATTTGTCATGAAGCCTATGAGGAATCACTGAACAAATCAGGGATCAATCTTAAGGACTTTTTTACTCATCCTCAAGTGGGTTTCCCCATAGTTCACGCTAGCGTTGATTTTTTGCGTCCTATATTTTGTGGAGACAAATTATTAGTGAATTTAATGCCCCAAAAAATCGGGACAGAAAAGTTTGAAATTAACTATGAAATTTTCTCATCTGAGGTAGCAGTAGCTAAGGCAATAACTCGCCACGTTTGTATTGATGCCAATACCCGCAATAAGCAAGCATTACCCACTAATATTATCCATTGGTTAGAAAGAAATCGCCGAGAAATAGAAGAAGCAGAAAGAAGAAAAGCTAGAGAAGTTATTTCATAA